TGAGGAATTCCGAGCGCTGGATCAGATGATCGACGCTCGCGGGAATATGATGCCGGTAGGCTCCGGCGCCGAGGAAAGAGCGCGAGGCGGCGACATTGTTTCGCGCGAGCGCGGCGAGATGACGTTCGACCTCCATCTCGCCGCGGCCGCGCGGCAGATCGAGCGGCCGCGTCAGCAGCACATCTTTCGGCACATCTGCATAGAGAGCTTCGGCAGTCGGAACGCCGATCGCCTCGCGCATCTGCGCGCGATCGTCCTCGGTCAAAGGCAGGTAGCGCATGTCGCCCTCACGTGTCGCGAGCGTCTCGAATGCGAGCCTGAAGGCTCGCGGTCCAGGTGGCGCTCTATGGACCGCGAGCCTTAGAGGCTCGCTCTTGGAGCTACAGACTTTCGACGAAAGCGCGATAGGCGTCCTCGTCCATCAGGCCTTCGAGCTCGGCCGCGTCGGCGATGCGCAGCTTCGCCAGCCAGCCTTTGCCGAGCGGATCCTCATTGACGCTCGCCGGTTCGTCGTCGAGCGCGTCATTGGCTGCGACGACCTCGCCCGAGATCGGCGAATAGACCTCGCTCGCCGCTTTCACGCTCTCGATCGTCGCCAATTGGCCGCCCTTGTCGAGGCGCGCGCCCGGCTCGGGCAATTCGATGAAGACGATGTCGCCGAGCTGCGTTTGCGCATAGTCGGTGACGCCGACCACGGCGATCTCGCCTTCTAGGCGCACATATTCGTGATCCTTGGTGTATCGTTCGCCGCTCATGCTCGGTCCTTTCCTCGAGACGCATATCGATGCGGGACAAAGGGCAATGTCGCGACCTCGACCTCGATCGGCTTGCCGCGCAGCTCGCTCGCGAGCCGGATGCCCGGCGTGGCGAAAGCGCTTTCGACCATGCCCATTGCGATGGGGCGCGCGAGGCTCGGCGAATAGCCGCCCGAGGTGATGCGGCCGACGATGCGTCCATCCGGCGCCGTCAGCGTCGCGCCATCGCGCAGCGGCGCCTTGCTCTGCGGCAGCAGGCCGACGCGACGGCGCGCCGGGCCATTGTCGATCGCGGCGCGAATGCGCGCGAAACCGGGAAAGCCGCCCTGCTCGCGGCGGCGCTTGCCGATCGAC
The sequence above is a segment of the Methylosinus trichosporium OB3b genome. Coding sequences within it:
- the gcvH gene encoding glycine cleavage system protein GcvH, with the protein product MSGERYTKDHEYVRLEGEIAVVGVTDYAQTQLGDIVFIELPEPGARLDKGGQLATIESVKAASEVYSPISGEVVAANDALDDEPASVNEDPLGKGWLAKLRIADAAELEGLMDEDAYRAFVESL